A segment of the Rattus norvegicus strain BN/NHsdMcwi chromosome 16, GRCr8, whole genome shotgun sequence genome:
aaaaacatgaatttATAAAACACAGTCATTTCTCACTTGTAAAATATAAGCTCTAATAATCCAATCTATTATAATAGCATTTGGTTCAAAAACGGTAACTGTTGCATCCCTAACTcctaaataaacttaaaaaaaaggagGCAAAGTATTAAAAATAAGCCACTGAAACATTTTGTAGTAAACATAAAATTCACTTTGTaacattttttccatcttcacaTTCCTTTACTATTTCCCAAGGTATTTCAGTTTAACCACTGTTCAGGAAACTCCTCCTCTCTGCAGGCTACTTACCTCGCAGATATGTCCTTAAAAGACAAGTAGTTCTAGGCATCTTCCAGTTTATAATACCTGAAGACAGTTTAGTGCACGACTATCTGAGCCAGTCCCTTGACGAGACATGCCTCTGTGCACTCCCTCTGGGCTCCTTTTGTCAGGGCAGATGAACAGATAACATTCATCCCGCACTAAGGGTCAATACAGTCAAGTGTAAGGAGCAATGATCAGCAGGCACTCTGTCTCCTCAATAATATAAGTAAAGATGTGTGACGCGGCTTTACTCTCAGCAGAGTGCAATGATGGCTATGGTGAATGGTGATGTTCAGTGTTTGGTGGAAAGCCACTCCCAGGCAGAGTGGGGGAACTACCTGGAAACCATGGTCTATTCCATGCAGGACTCAGCATATATAAAGACAGCCCCAAGAGCGCAAAGTATGAAGAGTCTGACTGATTCTATCCTACAAAATAACACAGAACCGAAGCAAGCCTCGAGGTTGCTGTCCTGCACTCTCATCTAGACTGACCCTCTCAGTCAAAAAGCATCTTACGGTCTAACAAAGACAATGCTAACGCTAGCTCTACTGTAATCACTAGGGAAAGCACGTAAGTTAAGGACATTCATATTTACCAGAGACACTTATATCTATCCACTCATCAGCTTTACTGAAGATCTGTTCACTTTCCTTAGGAGAATCAAATACATCCTTTGATGGTCCGTTctcatgcttttcttctttgagagTAATGTCCTCTGGAGTTATTCTAGTTCTGTTGGAGTCCTCTAAGTCGATAAAGTCATCACTGAAATCTTCACTTAAATCATTCTTATCAGAAGATGACAAAGACGACAAGGAAATATCATCCACATCATCACTTAGGTACCTAATTTTAGAATCGTGCTTCATAGTCTGATCATTGTCTCTTCGGTAACTTTCATTTTCAATTAGTTCTTGGTCCTTGCCAGTAGAGCTGTCCTTTGCCGAAACCACACCTTCTTCCTCTACGCACATGTCAGCAGATGGGTTTTTATTACTATCAACTGTCATAGACCCAGAGAATGGAGGTCGGCTAGACTTCAGAAGAGAGGGATGGCCCATCCTGTAAACCAGAGTGGACGACACCCCTGGGCCACTTGATAAAGCCAGTTTCTTTCCACCAGCAGCATAAGGCCTATTAAAACCAAACCCCAAGTGTTCATTCCCATTGAGTACTTCTGACTGCCGAGCACTTCTTGTTAACATACCTGACCGGAGAGGCACTCGAACGGGTAGCTGTTGGTTCTGATAAGGCTTTGTAAGGTCTACAGCTCTGTTGAAGGAATGTGATCTCGTTATAGAGGAAGGCGGAAGGAAGGCATTCTGAATGGAGTGTGAAAAACTCTGTGACCTTACCATTTTTTCACAAGTAATAGATTTAGCATTGTCTGGGGACTGTGCTAAGCTTTCTCCAGAACTACTTCGGCTGGCACAGGAGTTCATTCTTGGCTTCTGCATGTTACCAGGGGGTCGGTTCCCATAAAACGTATTCAAATGTGACTTTGCACTGACCGAAGAATATGAAGTCCTTCCTAGTAATGTGCCTTTGGTAAATTTACCCAGATTAGATGGTCCAGAAAAAGACTTTTGACTTAACTCCTCTGCCGATGACACAAACATGGCTGACGGTCTTGCTAGCTTGGATGTGAACAAGGACGTACTGTTCAAACCTCCCTCTATCCCATTCCCATCCAGCGTTCCTGGAGCAGGAGCATGCTGTTCAGTATCAATTAGTTTATCGTGTGTAATTTGGATATTATTAAGTTCTGCTGTATTTTGTGAACCAAGttgatatttatttgtttttctccaaTTAAATGAATGAGACAATGAACAATCAGAGCCATTATTTTTTATATAACTTTTGACATTACTACTCTTGGAGGTTCCTAATAAAGTCACGGTGGCCCCATTTGACATTGGCTGCAAAGTACTTCTCACAGATTTCATTCCATATTTCGGCAGCTTGGAACCCAAAAATGTCTtgatttgtgttttttcttccatGGGCTATAAGGTGCATCGGTTCTTAAAACTTGACAGAATCTGAGGGAGGAAAAAGATTGACATTTCTAAGTAAGTCTAATAATGTGATGTATGTATTAATTACATGCACACAATTATCCATGACTCCTATACGAAATAAGCgaaatgtaaaattaatttaaactTGACATTTTGAATAAACATAGTACATTAAGACTGAAAAGGATAGACTGTTTTCTACACCTGGGCTTAGAGATGGCTACTCTGAGTCATTGATGAATGTATCAAAAGGATTGCCAATTCAAATTAGATTCTGCAGTTGTGTCAAGATCAAGAAGCTTCACCCTACATGTTAAAAGGAAGGGTAACAATACCTGTGACAGGCAACTGCTGCCCCCATATTTGATAGTCACCTTTAGCATAAGACACACTTCCGCCCTCAAAATACTTTTAGAATAGCTGTAAGAAAGTTGgtagcaggggctggggatttagctcagtggtagagcgcttacctaggaagcgcaaggccctgggttcggtccccagctccgaaaaaaaagaaccaaaaaagaaaaaaaagaaaaaaaagttggtaGCAATAGCATAACATATATAATGGTCATTTCCCAATTGCTAACTAACAAATAATAAAGATTCCATCAGGTAGTATCAGGAGACAGACTAAAAAACGCCTCCTGCCTGCAGAAGTAGACTGATAAGATAATCTAGTCTTTTACTCCCTCATGCCTGATTTCCTGTCTAAAATAAGCATGATACATGTTATTTTGTAGCATCCTTTAAAGAGAAGCTCAAAAGCAACACACTGTCACTACAAAGTGCTTCAGGGTCTGCCAActagaaaggaaaacaagaacatcTGAAACTGAATGTACCTTTTCCTGCAGTCGTAGGTATGGAATTCTACACAAATAATCACAGAACAAACGGTGCCTATCACCTTGAACTGTGGTCTTGGAATGAAATTATTTTGCTATCTCATGTAAATTTCCTAAACCTGCGTCTCTTGGTAAGCCCTGCTATCTCACTGGGAGGTAAATTACCTTCCACATGAATGCTCACTGCTCGTGACCCTTCCCCAGCCTTGGCTGCGGCTCTGAAATACAAGCACCGTGATTCTGCACCATTTCAGTGACCAAGCTACCTCCGGTGTAATCTACCTGACATGGGCTTAAAGACACAATCACTAGTGGTTTGAAAAGGCTCCTATCGGCTACATCCTCAAATGATGTGACCTGCGAGATACTCTCATAAATACTGTTTCTGAGGTTTAAGAGGGAACTGAGAGTGGAACTGAGCTTGGAAATGTCTACAATTCCCTGAGTTCATttctattatattatattttttaagttATGGTATAATTACTGATTCAGCACTGCACACTTAAAAGAATTTTCTAAACTATATAAGGTCTTTTTTTAGGACTAGTAAATCAAAGTTTCTTGGTTGAAAAGGAATCAATATCTGGTTAAGAACTGGAAAATAGGAACAAATATTATTGAGCATGTACATAAGCAGTGCCATATTTATTAATTACCTATCACCATAGTTATACAGCAATAGACTTTTTTCCCATCTCCCATAGCTAAatcaagattttaaaaactaaaatactgTCCATAAATTACCAGAAATGATTTGGTTCACATGTGACTTCATGGGTCAGTGCAGACTGCTCATGACAAAGGAATAAAATGGACTGGGAGGCAGACTGCCAAGGTGGAcagcaggaagggaggaaggaaatgagaGGCTGATGTTACAGGATAGAGTCACGTCACCTGTTGACAAGCTCTGCAGGGAAAACTCAGACCCGCTCCTGCAAGAACTCCATTCACATCCATTACATTTTCCTCTAAGAACCCGCCCGCTTGCCTTCTTACTCAGCATTTCAAATAGCATTTCAGAAGGTTTCTGACTGCACAAATTTTAGGGATTTCAATAAGCACTAGTAGGTCTGGGGCAATCAGCTGAACAGCAGTGCTAATGACTAAGCAGGCACAAGCAGTTGGGTCTGAAACTCACCTTCACACTCAAATTCTGCACCATAGTTTTAaatggtttgttggtttgtttgtttgtttttaatttctattattCAGTTATTTCTCCTTACATTCTCCTCTTTGTCCAGGTTTCCTGGCTGTTGTGTGTGACATATGCTGACTCAAAGTCTTGATTATGGTGATTGAGTAAAATAAGGAAACCGCAAAGATTTAAAACTGTATATTTCACTTCAGGGTCTTCGTGGTTTTAAAAAGACCACAAAAAGCTCAATACGAAGCCCCATTGTTATATCAGCTTGACTTTTTCTGTCCTACTACCACTTAATTTTTGTCAAATGGAACCAAGCTTATAAAAGTTAGGCTGAGGGAATTTGTGCTCCAGGAGCACTCATCATCTTAATCAATTTCCACTCAAAGTGCACACTTGCTCAACTTGGAATTGAGAAGACAGCAAGAATTCTAACATTGAAAGGGGAATCAGAAACTCTTCTGCCCAAACACTATTTCCTTCCAAATGTTACCAATGTTTAGGTATCCAAACCGAGCATGCAAATGTCATTAACATGCTAAAGGCCAGGAAAAGAACCTGGTGCCACTGATGGAATAAAGGCCAAGCCTATTAATCAATACCTCGGTAGCTACTGAATAAGGTGGGATGCAGACATAACAAATAAATGCACTTTTACATAGTGCTGCTTCAAATCACAACGTTCAACTGTTTAATACTGCGGTCTGTATCGGGCCTGCTAGGAGAAAGGTCCTCAGATTAAATTAAATGAGTGGTTAGGTAAAGGCCACAGAAAATGAGTAAGAGACCAGCAATGTGAGTGACTAACATGAATGGAGTGTTGCTGGTATGGGAATCCACTAGCAGCACACACACTGTAGATCTGACTTAGTGTGCATTACTCCACCATATTTGTTCTACATATTACACATGATAAACACGTGAAACAGACACAGTACGTAAGGATGATGTGATGGTAAATCTTGACTGTCAATTTGATAAAATGTGTGATCACTGAAAAGACGCCCTTCTGGCACATTTGTGAAGATGTTTCCAGGGAAGATGAGCTGAGgaggtgtagtggtttgaataagtttagcctccatagattcatgtgtttccatgcctggccatagggagtggcactatcaggagctgtggcctcattggagcaggtgtggccttgtgggaggcaCTGTA
Coding sequences within it:
- the Ccser2 gene encoding protein FAM190B isoform 1 (isoform 1 is encoded by transcript variant 1); its protein translation is MEEKTQIKTFLGSKLPKYGMKSVRSTLQPMSNGATVTLLGTSKSSNVKSYIKNNGSDCSLSHSFNWRKTNKYQLGSQNTAELNNIQITHDKLIDTEQHAPAPGTLDGNGIEGGLNSTSLFTSKLARPSAMFVSSAEELSQKSFSGPSNLGKFTKGTLLGRTSYSSVSAKSHLNTFYGNRPPGNMQKPRMNSCASRSSSGESLAQSPDNAKSITCEKMVRSQSFSHSIQNAFLPPSSITRSHSFNRAVDLTKPYQNQQLPVRVPLRSGMLTRSARQSEVLNGNEHLGFGFNRPYAAGGKKLALSSGPGVSSTLVYRMGHPSLLKSSRPPFSGSMTVDSNKNPSADMCVEEEGVVSAKDSSTGKDQELIENESYRRDNDQTMKHDSKIRYLSDDVDDISLSSLSSSDKNDLSEDFSDDFIDLEDSNRTRITPEDITLKEEKHENGPSKDVFDSPKESEQIFSKADEWIDISVSDRSECTKHMSGNNLISPDTDYRAGSSFELSPSDSSDGTYMWDEEGLEPIGSVHPVGSYESSEMNSIDILNNLESCDLEDDDLMLDVDLPEDAPLENVDCDNMNRFDRTDRNVRQSQDGFWKRPSQRWSGQDHYHLSHPDHYHHHGKSDLSRGSPYRESPLGHFESYGGTPFFQAQKMFVDVPDNTVILDEMTLRHMVQDCTAVKTQLLKLKRLLHQHDGSGSLHDVQLSLPSSPEPEDGDQIYTNEDLLNEIKQLKEELKKKDEKIQLLEHQLATRCNCHQKSKEDRCAYADKFTQTPWRRSPGGYSAPSFSPWQGSFQGMPRTVPPHRRQTSSTTASQQPSQIYRPRPGKINKVTTYRGPQ
- the Ccser2 gene encoding serine-rich coiled-coil domain-containing protein 2 isoform X4, giving the protein MEEKTQIKTFLGSKLPKYGMKSVRSTLQPMSNGATVTLLGTSKSSNVKSYIKNNGSDCSLSHSFNWRKTNKYQLGSQNTAELNNIQITHDKLIDTEQHAPAPGTLDGNGIEGGLNSTSLFTSKLARPSAMFVSSAEELSQKSFSGPSNLGKFTKGTLLGRTSYSSVSAKSHLNTFYGNRPPGNMQKPRMNSCASRSSSGESLAQSPDNAKSITCEKMVRSQSFSHSIQNAFLPPSSITRSHSFNRAVDLTKPYQNQQLPVRVPLRSGMLTRSARQSEVLNGNEHLGFGFNRPYAAGGKKLALSSGPGVSSTLVYRMGHPSLLKSSRPPFSGSMTVDSNKNPSADMCVEEEGVVSAKDSSTGKDQELIENESYRRDNDQTMKHDSKIRYLSDDVDDISLSSLSSSDKNDLSEDFSDDFIDLEDSNRTRITPEDITLKEEKHENGPSKDVFDSPKESEQIFSKADEWIDISVSDRSECTKHMSGNNLISPDTDYRAGSSFELSPSDSSDGTYMWDEEGLEPIGSVHPVGSYESSEMNSIDILNNLESCDLEDDDLMLDVDLPEDAPLENVPELKDAAIVVGTSVHLQKEGNGSPEMSSGPG
- the Ccser2 gene encoding serine-rich coiled-coil domain-containing protein 2 isoform X3, yielding MEEKTQIKTFLGSKLPKYGMKSVRSTLQPMSNGATVTLLGTSKSSNVKSYIKNNGSDCSLSHSFNWRKTNKYQLGSQNTAELNNIQITHDKLIDTEQHAPAPGTLDGNGIEGGLNSTSLFTSKLARPSAMFVSSAEELSQKSFSGPSNLGKFTKGTLLGRTSYSSVSAKSHLNTFYGNRPPGNMQKPRMNSCASRSSSGESLAQSPDNAKSITCEKMVRSQSFSHSIQNAFLPPSSITRSHSFNRAVDLTKPYQNQQLPVRVPLRSGMLTRSARQSEVLNGNEHLGFGFNRPYAAGGKKLALSSGPGVSSTLVYRMGHPSLLKSSRPPFSGSMTVDSNKNPSADMCVEEEGVVSAKDSSTGKDQELIENESYRRDNDQTMKHDSKIRYLSDDVDDISLSSLSSSDKNDLSEDFSDDFIDLEDSNRTRITPEDITLKEEKHENGPSKDVFDSPKESEQIFSKADEWIDISVSDRSECTKHMSGNNLISPDTDYRAGSSFELSPSDSSDGTYMWDEEGLEPIGSVHPVGSYESSEMNSIDILNNLESCDLEDDDLMLDVDLPEDAPLENVDCDNMNRFDRTDRNVRQSQDGFWKRPSQRWSGQDHYHLSHPDHYHHHGKSDLSSLKYYSLPAAFPDLQTTPREN
- the Ccser2 gene encoding serine-rich coiled-coil domain-containing protein 2 isoform X2, with product MEEKTQIKTFLGSKLPKYGMKSVRSTLQPMSNGATVTLLGTSKSSNVKSYIKNNGSDCSLSHSFNWRKTNKYQLGSQNTAELNNIQITHDKLIDTEQHAPAPGTLDGNGIEGGLNSTSLFTSKLARPSAMFVSSAEELSQKSFSGPSNLGKFTKGTLLGRTSYSSVSAKSHLNTFYGNRPPGNMQKPRMNSCASRSSSGESLAQSPDNAKSITCEKMVRSQSFSHSIQNAFLPPSSITRSHSFNRAVDLTKPYQNQQLPVRVPLRSGMLTRSARQSEVLNGNEHLGFGFNRPYAAGGKKLALSSGPGVSSTLVYRMGHPSLLKSSRPPFSGSMTVDSNKNPSADMCVEEEGVVSAKDSSTGKDQELIENESYRRDNDQTMKHDSKIRYLSDDVDDISLSSLSSSDKNDLSEDFSDDFIDLEDSNRTRITPEDITLKEEKHENGPSKDVFDSPKESEQIFSKADEWIDISVSDRSECTKHMSGNNLISPDTDYRAGSSFELSPSDSSDGTYMWDEEGLEPIGSVHPVGSYESSEMNSIDILNNLESCDLEDDDLMLDVDLPEDAPLENVDCDNMNRFDRTDRNVRQSQDGFWKRPSQRWSGQDHYHLSHPDHYHHHGKSDLSRGSPYRESPLGHFESYGGTPFFQAQKMFVDVPDNTVILDEMTLRHMVQDCTAVKTQLLKLKRLLHQHDGSGSLHDVQLSLPSSPEPEDGDQIYTNEDLLNEIKQLKEELKKKDEKIQLLEHQLATRCNCHQKSKEDRCAYADKFTQTPWRRSPGGYSAPSFSPWQGSFQGMPRTVPPHRRQRAEKLVHYFSDKACLKYYSLPAAFPDLQTTPREN